A genomic stretch from Haloarchaeobius amylolyticus includes:
- a CDS encoding ferritin-like domain-containing protein, protein MSLGQRVSTDHQLARLLQIGAVLEEVVESRAYHHLDSFGDESDQVDEEIRDLLEHAAEESAEHRDRLEALIEELEAETVPYEEINTLVEAKYAQTKPEDFDGLLYDQLCNEETAYKFYDDLIEAIEASDSDFSIDRDRVLDTLRSIREEEAEGVEEVATIMEERE, encoded by the coding sequence ATGAGTCTGGGTCAGCGTGTCTCGACGGACCACCAGCTAGCGCGCCTCCTGCAGATCGGCGCGGTACTGGAGGAGGTCGTCGAGTCGCGTGCCTACCACCATCTCGACTCCTTCGGGGACGAGTCCGACCAGGTCGACGAGGAGATCAGAGACCTGCTCGAACACGCCGCCGAGGAGTCAGCAGAGCACCGTGACCGCCTCGAAGCACTCATCGAGGAACTCGAGGCCGAGACAGTCCCGTACGAGGAGATCAACACCCTCGTCGAGGCGAAGTACGCACAGACGAAGCCCGAGGACTTCGACGGCCTGCTGTACGACCAGCTCTGTAACGAGGAGACGGCGTACAAGTTCTACGACGACCTCATCGAGGCCATCGAGGCGAGCGACAGCGACTTCAGCATCGACCGCGACCGCGTCCTCGACACGCTCCGGAGCATCCGCGAGGAGGAGGCCGAGGGCGTCGAGGAGGTCGCGACCATCATGGAGGAGCGCGAATGA
- a CDS encoding alanyl-tRNA editing protein: protein MTEPLHLDDSSIRQFEATVERTLDDRVVLDRTAFYPTGGGQPHDTGTLAADGETWAVTDVQKKDTIYHTVADTPPEAGTTVTGELDWDRRFAHMRYHTAQHLLSALLLEEFDAATTGNQVYADRARLDCAYDRFDEADLADIETRLNELVDDDREVTWYELDREVAEERLDTQRTRIDLLPDSITELRIVEIAGETPADEPFDRTACAGTHVPTTGDIGTVTVTGRETRGSEEERIYFELSD from the coding sequence ATGACGGAACCGCTCCATCTCGACGATTCGTCTATCCGACAGTTCGAGGCGACGGTCGAGCGCACCCTCGACGACCGGGTCGTCCTCGACCGGACCGCGTTCTACCCGACAGGTGGCGGCCAGCCACACGACACCGGCACGCTCGCCGCCGACGGCGAGACCTGGGCGGTCACGGACGTCCAGAAGAAGGACACCATCTACCACACCGTGGCCGACACCCCGCCGGAAGCAGGCACGACCGTCACCGGCGAACTCGACTGGGACCGCCGGTTCGCCCACATGCGCTACCACACGGCCCAGCACCTCCTCTCGGCGCTCCTGCTCGAGGAGTTCGACGCCGCGACGACAGGCAACCAGGTGTACGCCGACCGGGCGCGACTCGACTGCGCCTACGACCGCTTCGACGAGGCCGACCTCGCGGACATCGAGACACGGCTGAACGAACTGGTCGACGACGACCGCGAGGTCACGTGGTACGAACTCGACCGCGAGGTGGCCGAAGAGCGTCTGGACACCCAGCGGACCCGCATCGACCTGCTGCCCGACTCCATCACCGAGTTGCGCATCGTGGAGATCGCCGGCGAGACCCCGGCGGACGAGCCCTTCGACCGGACGGCCTGTGCCGGCACCCACGTCCCGACCACCGGCGACATCGGGACCGTCACCGTGACCGGGCGCGAGACGCGCGGGAGCGAGGAAGAGCGTATCTACTTCGAACTCTCGGACTGA
- a CDS encoding DUF3179 domain-containing protein has translation MNVRQVLPPDAIPSVDDPEFRPASEYDGDPDDEVVVVDGDTPRAYPIRYLHYHEIVNTDRDGDPIAVTWCPLCGSAVVYDRVVDGQRLTFGVSGKLADDDLVMYDRETESEWKQSLGTAIAGEYEGTDLTVLPAAMVPVRRFRESHPDGEVLARPGGETEAGQKGGEAAEPEYDADPYDHYFEMDGFGLGAHRGTGGREWDRDDDIDPKTVVLGVEDGDDALGFPLHRIEESGGVAQATVGETDAVVFVTPEGIHAFADPGYAFEPADDGAFAADGTTWDGATGESDDGRSLDRLPARRLFAFAWQDDHGPDSFYQPQQ, from the coding sequence ATGAACGTCAGACAGGTCCTCCCGCCCGACGCCATCCCGAGCGTCGACGACCCGGAGTTCCGCCCCGCCAGCGAGTACGACGGTGACCCCGACGACGAGGTCGTGGTCGTCGACGGCGACACGCCCCGGGCGTACCCAATCCGGTACCTGCACTACCACGAGATCGTCAACACGGACCGCGACGGCGACCCCATCGCCGTCACCTGGTGCCCGCTCTGTGGCAGCGCCGTGGTGTACGACCGGGTCGTCGACGGCCAGCGGCTGACCTTCGGCGTCTCCGGCAAGCTCGCGGACGACGACCTCGTGATGTACGACCGCGAGACCGAATCGGAGTGGAAGCAGAGCCTCGGCACCGCCATCGCCGGCGAGTACGAGGGCACCGACCTCACGGTCCTCCCGGCGGCGATGGTCCCCGTGCGTCGCTTCCGGGAGTCCCACCCCGACGGCGAGGTGCTGGCGCGTCCCGGCGGGGAGACCGAGGCCGGGCAGAAGGGCGGCGAGGCCGCGGAACCGGAGTACGACGCCGACCCATACGACCACTACTTCGAGATGGACGGCTTCGGCCTCGGCGCCCACCGCGGGACCGGCGGCCGGGAGTGGGACCGCGACGACGACATCGACCCGAAGACGGTCGTCCTCGGCGTCGAGGACGGTGACGACGCCCTCGGGTTCCCCCTCCACCGTATCGAGGAGTCGGGCGGTGTGGCACAGGCGACCGTCGGCGAGACCGACGCGGTCGTCTTCGTCACACCCGAGGGAATCCACGCCTTCGCGGACCCCGGCTACGCCTTCGAGCCGGCCGACGACGGCGCGTTCGCCGCCGACGGGACGACCTGGGACGGCGCGACCGGCGAGAGCGACGACGGCAGAAGCCTCGACAGACTGCCAGCCCGGCGGCTCTTTGCGTTCGCCTGGCAGGACGACCACGGCCCGGACAGTTTCTACCAACCCCAGCAGTAG
- a CDS encoding DUF5786 family protein, translating to MGFGSYDESEQQDQDNDIDEDDAVTVHEHDHDGSVEFEPNMSNEELVDQLQHMKGDGDDDDD from the coding sequence ATGGGATTCGGCAGCTACGACGAGTCCGAGCAACAGGACCAGGACAACGACATCGACGAGGACGACGCGGTCACCGTCCACGAGCACGACCACGACGGGTCGGTCGAGTTCGAGCCGAACATGTCGAACGAGGAGCTGGTGGACCAGCTCCAGCACATGAAGGGCGACGGCGACGACGACGACGACTGA
- a CDS encoding metal-dependent transcriptional regulator translates to MNTADQYLKAIYLVQRMKDGPAATGALADMLDVSPASVNEMIGKLEERELVDHEKYKGATLTDEGIRRAEEALQTYCIIERFLANVLEVENFREEAHALEAVIDDTVAERLDTIIDRRSECPDCFDAEADKCCHLELGVSETAD, encoded by the coding sequence ATGAACACTGCAGACCAATATCTCAAGGCGATCTACCTGGTGCAACGGATGAAAGACGGCCCGGCAGCGACCGGCGCGCTCGCCGACATGCTCGACGTCTCGCCCGCCAGCGTCAACGAGATGATCGGGAAACTCGAGGAGCGCGAACTCGTCGACCACGAGAAGTACAAGGGGGCGACGCTCACCGACGAGGGCATCCGGCGCGCCGAGGAGGCCCTGCAGACGTACTGCATCATCGAGCGCTTCCTCGCGAACGTCCTCGAGGTCGAGAACTTCCGCGAGGAGGCCCACGCGCTGGAAGCCGTCATCGACGACACCGTCGCAGAGCGCCTCGACACCATCATCGACCGTCGCTCGGAGTGTCCCGACTGCTTCGACGCCGAGGCGGACAAGTGCTGTCACCTCGAACTCGGCGTCAGCGAGACCGCGGACTGA
- a CDS encoding TMEM165/GDT1 family protein, whose protein sequence is MEYLEIVAIAFVAQLAVLPGEKVQFIIAGLSTRYHPAVVVSAAGTAFAGWTALEIAFGNAVKQALPPVVLTVISGLLFCLFAVLLYRSMPASDEAAGSPADPESVETDGGFAGMDDDETFDVFGHEVPQYFGGWLPIFGMMAVGEFGDKTQLVTIGLAIEYGATSAIWVGEMLAIIPVSIANALLFYRFSNAFDARLAHLFSAGLFAFFGIDTLQSVVTGFSVWETLVEMVASQLTAVLDAVLALV, encoded by the coding sequence ATGGAATACCTCGAGATCGTCGCCATCGCGTTCGTCGCACAGCTCGCCGTCCTGCCGGGTGAGAAGGTCCAGTTCATCATCGCCGGGCTCTCGACGCGCTATCACCCCGCCGTCGTCGTCTCGGCGGCCGGGACCGCCTTCGCGGGCTGGACAGCCCTGGAGATCGCGTTCGGGAACGCGGTGAAGCAGGCGCTCCCGCCGGTCGTGTTGACCGTCATCAGCGGCCTGCTGTTCTGCCTGTTCGCCGTGTTGCTCTACCGGTCGATGCCGGCCAGCGACGAGGCCGCCGGGTCGCCGGCGGACCCCGAGAGCGTCGAGACCGACGGCGGCTTCGCCGGCATGGACGATGACGAGACGTTCGACGTCTTCGGCCACGAGGTGCCCCAGTACTTCGGCGGCTGGCTCCCCATCTTCGGGATGATGGCCGTCGGCGAGTTCGGCGACAAGACCCAGCTCGTCACCATCGGGCTGGCCATCGAGTACGGCGCCACCTCGGCCATCTGGGTCGGCGAGATGCTCGCCATCATCCCGGTCAGCATCGCCAACGCCCTGCTGTTCTACCGGTTCTCGAACGCCTTCGACGCGCGCCTGGCCCACCTGTTCTCGGCCGGGCTGTTCGCGTTCTTCGGCATCGACACGCTCCAGAGCGTCGTGACCGGCTTCTCCGTCTGGGAGACGCTGGTCGAGATGGTCGCGAGCCAGCTCACGGCGGTCCTCGACGCCGTCCTGGCACTGGTGTGA
- a CDS encoding HD domain-containing protein — protein MGVEIKESRVTDQEFEAMKEFVYDYLLASVENEDEGGRMRWYPWHSAEYRHNHILNVVDLATKIARREGADVDVTRVAALFHDIAKLDADQDVHAEEGARVARTYLESQGEFPASFIDQVCRSVEQHSYQGDLSDLPLETQCLIEADILDKVGANGTALMLLRMGYEARTHMDAAEMVERVLERGKDAAKRIESDAAESIAHQRLKRVKWFREWLEEEVSEMERDEHDFDI, from the coding sequence ATGGGTGTCGAGATAAAGGAATCCCGCGTCACCGACCAGGAGTTCGAGGCGATGAAAGAGTTCGTCTACGACTACCTCCTCGCCAGCGTCGAGAACGAGGACGAGGGCGGCCGGATGCGCTGGTACCCGTGGCACTCTGCTGAATACCGCCACAACCACATCCTGAACGTCGTCGACCTCGCGACCAAGATCGCCCGCCGGGAGGGCGCGGACGTCGACGTGACCCGCGTCGCTGCCCTGTTTCACGACATCGCCAAACTCGACGCCGACCAGGACGTCCACGCCGAGGAGGGTGCCCGGGTCGCCCGGACCTACCTCGAATCCCAGGGCGAGTTCCCGGCGTCGTTCATCGACCAGGTGTGTCGCTCCGTCGAGCAGCATTCCTACCAGGGCGACCTCTCGGACCTGCCACTGGAGACGCAGTGTCTCATCGAGGCCGACATCCTCGACAAGGTCGGCGCCAACGGAACCGCGCTGATGCTCCTCCGGATGGGCTACGAGGCCCGGACGCACATGGACGCCGCCGAGATGGTCGAGCGCGTGCTCGAACGCGGCAAGGACGCCGCCAAGCGCATCGAGTCGGACGCCGCCGAGAGCATCGCCCACCAGCGCCTCAAGCGGGTGAAGTGGTTCCGCGAGTGGCTGGAGGAGGAGGTCTCGGAGATGGAGCGCGACGAGCACGACTTCGACATCTGA
- a CDS encoding LysE family translocator has protein sequence MSLLTTGLIGLVFGFALASPPGPMNAIIAEESVVRGWVAGVRAGLGAFTADACFFVLAYLGVVAVVDRSALLRGLMVAAGGVLMLYFAYGAFEDARSASAFVETDTADDQKGFQKAFVLALTNPYQIVFWLTVGVHMLDDEAIDVFANVPYVGQELAGALVVQAGSPTLIVGFFLGILVWVAGFPATLVSIGRRVDRFAPVVAGGSALVLAGFGLYFLADASGTLVALL, from the coding sequence ATGTCCCTCCTCACGACCGGGCTCATCGGCCTCGTGTTCGGGTTCGCCCTCGCGTCCCCGCCGGGACCGATGAACGCCATCATCGCCGAAGAGAGCGTCGTGCGTGGCTGGGTCGCCGGCGTCCGCGCGGGCCTCGGCGCGTTCACGGCCGACGCCTGTTTCTTCGTCCTGGCGTACCTCGGCGTCGTCGCGGTCGTCGACCGGTCGGCGCTGCTGCGGGGCCTGATGGTCGCGGCCGGCGGCGTCCTCATGCTCTACTTCGCCTACGGCGCCTTCGAGGACGCTCGCTCCGCGAGCGCGTTCGTCGAGACGGACACCGCCGACGACCAGAAGGGCTTCCAGAAGGCGTTCGTGCTCGCGCTCACGAACCCGTACCAAATCGTCTTCTGGCTCACCGTCGGCGTCCACATGCTCGACGACGAGGCCATCGACGTGTTCGCGAACGTCCCCTACGTCGGCCAGGAGCTGGCGGGGGCCCTGGTCGTGCAGGCGGGGAGCCCGACGCTCATCGTCGGCTTCTTCCTCGGCATCCTCGTCTGGGTCGCCGGGTTCCCGGCGACGCTCGTCTCCATCGGGCGCCGGGTCGACCGCTTCGCCCCCGTGGTGGCCGGCGGCAGCGCTCTCGTCCTGGCCGGCTTCGGTCTCTACTTCCTCGCCGACGCGAGCGGGACGCTGGTCGCACTGCTGTGA
- a CDS encoding alpha-amylase family protein, which translates to MTGTGQDWYEDAVVYTLDVKTFNDSNGDGWGDFRGLIEKLDYIDDLGVDCIWLRPFYPSPLRDNGYDVADYRDVDDRLGSLSDFEEFTDRAHERGIRVLTDVVFNHTSMDHGWFQAAREDPESEYHDYYLWTSHVEDAYDTINIFPEYEDGVWSYDEVAGKHYFHQFYHHQPDLNVANPKVRDEMHDILRFWLDKGADGFRIDAAHPMLMQKGHNGTEEGIWLFKEMRDVVKAEKDHAILLAEADDQPEHLDHYFGDGDTFDLLFNFVLNAHMTYAAGVKDTWPLHRADEILPDISDVGHWANFLRNHDEWNLLKLPDDALQHAREYFGPDDDSSWIFGRGHRLRLADLYDGDHDRIAMAHSLLFSYPGTPVILSGDEIGMGSDLWLDERESVRTPMQWDDSENGGFSEADREDCYNPPIAHGRFSYEHINVADQREHPESLLSRIQRIVATRQDNLELVDGSFHIADSGHRDVFVHRLDTDDTAFIFAHNFADESRESVLQWEVPDADTTQELGPGDYHVEDGGVTFLLDACDYVWLRGDKSHWD; encoded by the coding sequence ATGACTGGAACAGGACAGGACTGGTACGAGGACGCGGTCGTCTACACGCTCGACGTGAAGACGTTCAACGACTCGAACGGCGACGGCTGGGGCGACTTCCGGGGTCTCATCGAGAAACTGGACTACATCGACGACCTCGGCGTCGACTGCATCTGGCTGCGCCCGTTCTACCCGAGTCCGCTCCGTGACAACGGCTACGACGTGGCCGACTACCGCGACGTCGACGACCGACTCGGCTCGCTCTCGGACTTCGAGGAGTTCACCGACCGGGCCCACGAGCGCGGTATCAGGGTGCTCACCGACGTCGTCTTCAACCACACCTCCATGGACCACGGCTGGTTCCAGGCGGCCCGGGAGGACCCCGAATCGGAGTACCACGACTACTACCTCTGGACGAGCCACGTCGAGGACGCCTACGACACCATCAACATCTTCCCCGAGTACGAGGACGGCGTCTGGTCCTACGACGAGGTCGCCGGCAAGCACTACTTCCACCAGTTCTACCACCACCAGCCGGACCTGAACGTCGCGAACCCGAAGGTCCGCGACGAGATGCACGACATCCTGCGGTTCTGGCTCGACAAAGGTGCGGACGGCTTCCGGATCGACGCCGCCCACCCGATGCTGATGCAGAAGGGCCACAACGGGACCGAGGAGGGTATCTGGCTGTTCAAGGAGATGCGCGACGTCGTCAAGGCCGAGAAGGACCACGCCATCCTGCTCGCGGAGGCCGACGACCAGCCCGAACACCTCGACCACTACTTCGGCGACGGCGACACCTTCGACCTCCTGTTCAACTTCGTCCTCAACGCCCACATGACCTACGCGGCCGGCGTGAAGGACACCTGGCCGCTGCACCGCGCGGACGAGATCCTCCCGGACATCTCCGACGTGGGCCACTGGGCGAACTTCCTGCGCAACCACGACGAGTGGAACCTGCTCAAACTCCCCGACGACGCGCTCCAGCACGCCCGCGAGTACTTCGGCCCCGACGACGACTCCTCGTGGATCTTCGGCCGCGGCCACCGCCTCCGCCTCGCGGACCTCTACGACGGCGACCACGACCGCATCGCGATGGCCCACAGCCTTCTCTTCTCGTACCCCGGTACGCCCGTCATCCTCTCGGGCGACGAGATCGGTATGGGGTCGGACCTCTGGCTCGACGAGCGCGAGTCCGTCCGCACCCCGATGCAGTGGGACGACAGCGAGAACGGCGGGTTCTCCGAGGCCGACCGCGAGGACTGCTACAACCCGCCCATCGCCCACGGCCGCTTCAGCTACGAGCACATCAACGTCGCCGACCAGCGCGAGCACCCCGAATCGCTGCTCTCGCGCATCCAGCGCATCGTCGCGACCCGCCAGGACAACCTCGAGCTGGTCGACGGCTCGTTCCACATCGCCGACTCCGGCCACAGGGACGTGTTCGTCCACCGCCTCGACACCGACGACACCGCGTTCATCTTCGCGCACAACTTCGCGGACGAGTCCCGCGAGTCGGTGCTCCAGTGGGAGGTGCCCGACGCCGACACCACGCAGGAGCTCGGCCCCGGTGACTACCACGTCGAGGACGGCGGTGTGACGTTCCTCCTCGACGCCTGCGACTACGTCTGGCTGCGCGGCGACAAGAGCCACTGGGACTGA
- a CDS encoding methyl-accepting chemotaxis protein has product MLGMLRRVIPRFVRRNYALKFAIALVVLGVSVGGVGIAATDQMSEQIQADANEEYATLAEQEARALYAWNQQQRQIVESVARGTPTDESTANVTDYLEVEKEGFTGSGAGDSANLHYVDRASGEVVASTKFGLAGTPVSELNGSWTERLSGGSETVMTGAYSSESTYGSNVPRYAFVTTKDLPEDMALVYAVPLQEYVGNLQGSDGSGTTLVVDRSGSVVFEETGSHLLTPYGEDTDALQNGLALDPGQSDALTAGPPTGSVLTDGTASGVDGTEYVVGYSPVAKTDWVVLVHTPTEEAYGFVGTVSRYGKYATVFGVVLIGLVGAVLGRNTAKSVDRLRAKAEQMENGDLDVDFETGRIDNIGRLYDGFAEMRDALREQIAEANAAREAAETAQAEAERMNTHLERKADAYSAVMASCAAGDLTARMDPESQNEAMTDIAVAFNEMVAEIESTTAEVKTFAQEVATASEEVTASAEEVRGASEQVTESIQEISDGAERQNEEFQAVSHEMDSLSTTTEEIAASSNEVADLAERTAETGRDGREAAQAAISGMHDIESQSAEAVDDIAALADEMDEIDELAEFISSLAKETNMLALNANIEASRGGEESGDGFAVVAQQVKELAADTKEAAEDIEERLDRIQTQTSRTVDGVEATRSRIVETTEAVDNAVAALDEIAGYATETNTGIQEISAATEQQAASTEEVVGMVDEAATISEETTAEAENVAAAAEEQTTALTEVSGSASSLSEQASRLSEALDRFDTDVPDATPPEAESLDSGEEFVFAEPTGDGQDDSSADEARPDPSDDD; this is encoded by the coding sequence ATGCTTGGGATGTTGCGACGTGTCATTCCGCGGTTCGTCCGTCGGAACTACGCGCTGAAGTTCGCAATCGCGCTGGTGGTGCTCGGCGTCTCCGTGGGCGGCGTGGGCATCGCGGCCACCGACCAGATGAGCGAACAGATACAGGCCGACGCGAACGAAGAGTACGCGACGCTCGCAGAACAGGAAGCACGCGCCCTGTACGCGTGGAACCAGCAGCAACGACAGATCGTCGAGTCGGTCGCCCGCGGGACGCCGACAGACGAGTCGACCGCCAACGTCACCGACTACCTCGAGGTCGAGAAGGAGGGATTCACGGGCTCCGGCGCCGGTGACTCCGCGAACCTCCACTACGTCGACCGCGCGTCCGGCGAGGTCGTCGCGAGCACGAAGTTCGGCCTCGCGGGAACCCCCGTCTCCGAACTCAACGGCTCGTGGACCGAACGGCTCTCCGGCGGGAGCGAGACCGTCATGACCGGCGCCTACTCCAGCGAGAGCACCTACGGGTCGAACGTCCCCCGGTACGCCTTCGTCACGACGAAGGACCTGCCCGAGGACATGGCGCTGGTGTACGCCGTCCCGCTCCAGGAGTACGTCGGCAACCTGCAGGGGAGCGACGGGAGCGGCACGACCCTCGTCGTCGACCGCTCCGGGTCGGTCGTCTTCGAGGAGACCGGCTCGCACCTGCTCACGCCCTACGGCGAGGACACGGACGCGCTCCAGAACGGCCTCGCGCTCGACCCCGGCCAGAGCGATGCACTCACCGCCGGGCCACCGACCGGGAGCGTCCTGACCGACGGCACCGCCTCCGGCGTCGACGGGACCGAGTACGTGGTCGGCTACTCGCCGGTCGCCAAGACCGACTGGGTCGTGCTCGTCCACACGCCGACCGAGGAGGCCTACGGCTTCGTCGGCACCGTCTCCCGGTACGGGAAGTACGCGACCGTCTTCGGCGTCGTCCTCATCGGCCTCGTCGGCGCGGTCCTCGGCCGCAACACCGCGAAGTCCGTCGACCGCCTCCGCGCGAAGGCCGAACAGATGGAGAACGGTGACCTCGACGTCGACTTCGAGACCGGTCGCATCGACAACATCGGTCGCCTCTACGACGGGTTCGCCGAGATGCGAGACGCCCTGCGCGAGCAGATCGCCGAAGCCAACGCCGCCCGGGAGGCCGCCGAGACCGCCCAGGCCGAAGCCGAGCGCATGAACACCCACCTAGAGCGCAAGGCCGACGCGTACAGCGCCGTCATGGCGAGCTGTGCCGCCGGCGACCTCACCGCCCGGATGGACCCCGAGAGCCAGAACGAGGCGATGACCGACATCGCCGTCGCCTTCAACGAGATGGTCGCCGAGATCGAGTCGACCACCGCCGAGGTCAAGACCTTCGCCCAGGAGGTCGCGACCGCCTCCGAGGAGGTCACCGCCAGCGCCGAGGAGGTCCGCGGCGCCAGCGAACAGGTGACCGAGTCCATCCAGGAGATCTCAGACGGCGCCGAGCGCCAGAACGAGGAGTTCCAGGCGGTCTCCCACGAGATGGACTCGCTGTCGACGACCACCGAGGAGATCGCCGCCTCCTCCAACGAGGTCGCCGACCTCGCCGAGCGCACCGCCGAGACCGGCCGCGACGGCCGCGAGGCCGCCCAGGCCGCCATCTCCGGCATGCACGACATCGAGTCCCAGTCCGCCGAGGCCGTCGACGACATCGCCGCCCTCGCCGACGAGATGGACGAGATCGACGAGCTCGCCGAGTTCATCTCCAGCCTCGCCAAGGAGACGAACATGCTGGCCCTCAACGCCAACATCGAGGCCTCCCGCGGCGGCGAGGAGTCCGGTGACGGCTTCGCGGTCGTCGCCCAGCAGGTCAAGGAACTCGCCGCCGACACGAAGGAGGCCGCCGAGGACATCGAGGAGCGTCTCGACCGCATCCAGACCCAGACCAGCCGCACCGTCGACGGGGTCGAGGCCACCCGGAGCCGCATCGTCGAGACCACCGAGGCCGTCGACAACGCCGTCGCGGCCCTCGACGAGATCGCCGGCTACGCGACCGAGACCAACACCGGCATCCAGGAGATATCCGCCGCCACCGAACAGCAGGCCGCCTCCACCGAGGAGGTCGTCGGGATGGTCGACGAGGCCGCCACCATCTCCGAGGAGACCACCGCCGAGGCCGAGAACGTCGCTGCCGCCGCCGAGGAACAGACGACCGCCCTCACCGAGGTCAGTGGCAGCGCCAGTTCCCTCAGCGAACAGGCCTCCCGCCTGAGCGAGGCCCTCGACCGCTTCGACACCGACGTCCCCGACGCGACCCCACCCGAGGCCGAGTCCCTCGATTCGGGCGAAGAGTTCGTCTTCGCGGAACCCACCGGGGACGGTCAGGACGACTCCTCCGCCGACGAAGCCCGGCCTGACCCCTCGGACGACGACTGA
- a CDS encoding metal-dependent transcriptional regulator: MLSDVMEDYLKAIYHLQEHEGTPVTTSQIAEYLGVTSPTVTSMIEKLDDRGLVDREKYKGVELTEEGETVALEVLRHHRLLEAYLTEHLDYDWSEVHEEADVLEHHISEEFERRVAEVLGNPSVDPHGDPIPGADLSPPEEGTLTALSEHEEGARVEIARVSDRDEEELRYLKEAGIVPGTVVEVVDVAPFGMVTVAVEGHEQSLPDAVASSIRVKPVGQEPERATGGA, encoded by the coding sequence ATGCTCAGCGACGTCATGGAGGACTACCTGAAGGCCATCTATCACCTCCAGGAACACGAGGGGACGCCCGTCACGACCTCGCAGATCGCGGAGTACCTCGGCGTGACGTCGCCGACGGTCACGAGCATGATCGAGAAGCTCGACGACCGTGGGCTCGTCGACCGCGAGAAGTACAAGGGCGTCGAACTCACCGAGGAGGGCGAGACCGTCGCCCTCGAGGTCCTCCGGCACCACCGCCTGCTCGAGGCCTACCTCACCGAGCACCTCGACTACGACTGGTCCGAGGTCCACGAGGAGGCGGACGTGCTCGAACACCACATCTCCGAGGAGTTCGAGCGCCGGGTCGCCGAGGTGCTCGGCAACCCGTCCGTCGACCCCCACGGCGACCCCATCCCCGGCGCCGACCTCTCGCCGCCCGAGGAGGGGACCCTGACCGCACTCTCGGAACACGAGGAGGGGGCCCGAGTCGAGATCGCCCGCGTCAGCGACCGCGACGAGGAGGAACTGCGGTACCTCAAGGAGGCCGGCATCGTGCCGGGGACCGTCGTCGAGGTCGTCGACGTGGCGCCCTTCGGTATGGTGACCGTCGCGGTCGAGGGCCACGAGCAGAGCCTGCCCGACGCCGTCGCGAGTTCTATCCGGGTCAAACCGGTCGGGCAGGAGCCGGAACGCGCCACCGGCGGCGCCTGA
- a CDS encoding HNH endonuclease, with product MDCPTCGRSLATEAGMRQHHTKVHGDPLPNRDCSGCGERFYDPKSRREFCDDCNPNLGAHNGNWRDAREEAACVLCGTTFEYYPSEKEGVYCSECVAEAPGLLPENPMDDVEPTVVSCERCDDSVRVPPSRTTGKSYGTFCSVACYGDWLSENVAGEAHHQWEGGALVYGAGWWRVRQQALERDEYTCQRCGTDADDLGQNPDVHHIDPVRSFDDPTDAHSLENVVTLCRPCHRRVEDGVVAVPGPSDEK from the coding sequence ATGGACTGCCCCACCTGCGGGAGATCCCTCGCCACCGAGGCCGGTATGCGCCAGCACCACACCAAGGTCCACGGCGACCCCCTCCCGAACCGCGACTGTTCGGGCTGTGGCGAACGGTTCTACGACCCGAAATCACGCCGCGAGTTCTGTGACGACTGCAACCCGAATCTGGGCGCGCACAACGGGAACTGGCGAGACGCGAGGGAGGAAGCAGCGTGTGTCCTCTGTGGGACGACGTTCGAGTACTACCCCTCGGAGAAGGAGGGCGTGTACTGTAGCGAGTGTGTCGCGGAGGCACCGGGGCTGCTCCCGGAGAACCCGATGGACGACGTAGAGCCTACCGTCGTGTCCTGTGAACGCTGCGACGATTCGGTCCGGGTCCCCCCGTCACGTACCACCGGGAAGTCCTACGGCACCTTCTGCTCGGTAGCCTGCTACGGCGACTGGCTCTCCGAGAACGTCGCCGGGGAGGCACACCACCAGTGGGAAGGTGGGGCGCTCGTGTACGGGGCTGGCTGGTGGCGGGTCAGACAGCAGGCGCTCGAACGCGACGAGTACACCTGCCAGCGATGCGGGACCGATGCCGACGACCTCGGACAGAATCCGGACGTTCACCACATCGACCCGGTCCGTTCGTTCGACGACCCGACCGATGCTCATTCGCTCGAGAACGTGGTCACGCTCTGTCGGCCCTGCCATCGACGCGTCGAAGACGGTGTGGTAGCCGTCCCCGGTCCGTCCGACGAAAAGTAA